Proteins encoded by one window of Lathyrus oleraceus cultivar Zhongwan6 chromosome 1, CAAS_Psat_ZW6_1.0, whole genome shotgun sequence:
- the LOC127074911 gene encoding berberine bridge enzyme-like 8, with the protein MLLPIVVLLSLFSSTFATNSPQNTFIQCLINNSKPSNPIIESIFTQNSPSFPSILQAYIRNLRFNTTKTPKPFLIITPLHVSHIQSSIICGKKHKLQMKIRSGGHDYEGVSYVSKVPFFILDMFNLRSIEVDIENETAWIQTGATLGEVYYKIAEKSKTHGYPAGVCPTVGVGGHVSGAGYGNLMRKYGTSSDNVIDAQIIDAKGRLLDREAMGEDLFWAIRGGGGANFGVVLSYKIKLVNVPKIVTVFEVNRTLEQNATNIVYNWQHVAPTTSNDLFIRLILEVEKDAKNGVKTIRASFIALFLGDTKALVSLMNETFPQLGLKEKDCIETSWLQSILFWDNIDIDTPLEILLERKPQLLRYLKRKSDYVKEPISKEGLEGIWKKMIDLEKCVMFFNPYGGKMDEISPIETPLPHRDGNLWKIQYQANWNEEGEEVTLYHINVARELYKYMTPFVSKNPRQAYLNYKDLDLGVNHHGLFSRYSQGSVYGIQYFKDNFDRLVEIKTKVDPHNFFRNEQSIPVYGHVDRVGRVFEKSLISVFVCLVVNWIWKMSQGHGAKKE; encoded by the coding sequence ATGTTGCTTCCTATTGTTGTGTTGCTTTCTCTTTTTTCCTCAACTTTTGCTACAAATTCACCTCAAAACACTTTCATTCAATGTCTTATAAACAATTCCAAACCATCAAACCCAATAATTGAATCAATTTTCACACAAAATAGTCCTTCATTTCCTTCAATCTTACAAGCCTACATAAGAAACCTTCGTTTCAACACCACAAAAACACCAAAGCCATTTCTCATAATCACACCATTACATGTTTCACACATACAATCATCAATCATTTGTGGTAAAAAacacaaacttcaaatgaaaatCAGAAGTGGAGGACATGACTATGAAGGTGTGTCTTATGTATCTAAGGTACCATTTTTCATCTTAGACATGTTCAATCTTAGATCCATCGAAGTTGACATAGAAAACGAAACAGCATGGATTCAAACCGGCGCAACACTCGGCGAAGTTTACTACAAAATTGCTGAGAAAAGTAAAACTCATGGTTATCCAGCTGGCGTTTGTCCTACCGTCGGCGTTGGAGGACATGTTAGTGGTGCCGGTTATGGCAACTTGATGCGAAAATATGGAACTTCATCTGATAATGTTATTGATGCACAAATAATAGATGCTAAAGGTAGATTGCTTGATAGAGAAGCAATGGGAGAAGATCTTTTTTGGGCTATAAGAGGTGGTGGTGGAGCTAACTTTGGTGTTGTTCTTTCTTACAAAATAAAACTAGTTAACGTTCCTAAGATAGTAACTGTTTTTGAAGTTAATAGAACTTTGGAACAAAATGCTACAAACATAGTTTATAATTGGCAACATGTGGCACCAACTACAAGTAATGATCTTTTCATTAGACTCATATTGGAAGTTGAAAAGGATGCAAAAAATGGTGTGAAAACTATAAGGGCTAGTTTCATAGCTTTATTTCTTGGTGACACAAAAGCTCTTGTTTCATTAATGAATGAAACCTTTCCTCAATTGGGTTTAAAGGAAAAGGATTGCATTGAAACAAGTTGGCTTCAATCTATTCTTTTTTGGGACAACATAGATATTGATACACCACTTGAGATTTTGCTTGAAAGAAAACCTCAATTGCTTAGATACTTGAAGAGAAAATCAGATTATGTAAAGGAACCGATTTCGAAAGAGGGTTTGGAAGGAATTTGGAAAAAGATGATTGATTTGGAAAAATGTGTAATGTTTTTCAATCCTTATGGTGGAAAAATGGATGAGATTTCACCTATAGAAACTCCTTTACCTCATAGAGATGGAAATTTATGGAAGATTCAATACCAAGCAAATTGGAATGAGGAAGGGGAAGAGGTAACACTTTATCATATAAATGTTGCAAGAGAACTTTACAAGTATATGACACCTTTTGTGTCCAAAAATCCAAGACAAGCTTATCTTAATTATAAGGATCTTGATTTAGGTGTTAATCATCATGGTTTGTTTAGTAGGTACTCACAAGGTAGCGTTTATGGAATTCAATATTTTAAGGATAATTTTGATAGGTTGGTGGAAATTAAGACTAAGGTTGATCCTCATAATTTCTTTAGGAATGAACAAAGCATTCCTGTGTATGGACATGTGGATAGAGTTGGAAGGGTGTTTGAGAAATCTTTGATTTCTGTTTTTGTATGTTTAGTAGTTAATTGGATTTGGAAAATGTCACAAGGTCATGGTGCAAAAAAAGAGTAA
- the LOC127110861 gene encoding uncharacterized protein LOC127110861, producing MANGGFPFQMSMLTKNNYDNWSIKMKALLGAQDVWDIVEKGFNEQYEASLSQGVKETLRESRKRDKKALFLIYQSVDEDTFEKISNATNAKEAWDKLQTCNKGVEQVKKIRLQTLRGDFERLFIEESESISDYFSRVLTVVNQLKRNGENVDEVKVMEKILRTLNPSFDFIVTNIEENKDLKTMTIEQLMGSLQAYEEKQKRKLNKRRLWSNYYNST from the coding sequence ATGGCAAATGGAGGTTTCCCTTTTCAAATGTCGATGCTCACAAAGAACAACTATGACAATTGGAGTATCAAGATGAAGGCGCTACTAGGAGCTCAAGATGTGTGGGATATCGTTGAGAAAGGCTTCAATGAGCAATATGAAGCCTCGCTAAGCCAAGGTGTAAAGGAGACATTGAGGGAGTCAAGAAAGAGAGACAAGAAAGCTCTATTCCTCATTTATCAATCGGTGGATGAAGATACATTTGAGAAGATCTCCAACGCAACGAATGCCAAAGAAGCATGGGACAAACTTCAAACTTGCAACAAAGGAGTGGAGCAGGTGAAAAAGATTCGTCTTCAAACTCTTAGAGGTGATTTTGAACGTTTATTTATAGAAGAGTCCGAGTCAATTTCTGATTATTTTTCTCGAGTATTGACCGTAGTCAATCAACTTAAAAGAAATGGTGAAAATGTTGATGAGGTAAAAGTCATGGAGAAAATACTTCGCACTTTAAATCCAAGTTTTGACTTCATTGTTACCAACATTGAAGAAAACAAGGATTTAAAGACCATGACTATTGAGCAACTCATGGGTTCCTTACAAGCATAcgaagaaaaacaaaagagaaaattAAACAAAAGGAGGCTATGGAGCAACTACTACAACTCAACATAA